The Cerasicoccus sp. TK19100 genome window below encodes:
- a CDS encoding phosphoadenylyl-sulfate reductase yields the protein MDDKTSMLEELEDLQAINQRLENDSAHARIKWALETFGERLVMSTSFGVQSAALLHLANTVAPGLPVIFVDTGYLFPETYRFAQHLADDLNLNLKVYSPLRTAAWQEALFGKRWEKDVESLEAYNLENKVEPMNRALIEHNALGWMSGLRRQQSSTRQHLRPLERQNKMFKVHPIIDWTDRDIYMYLTQNNLPYHPLWDEGYVSVGDVHSTSKLGEGMTAEETRFNGMKRECGLHEVSNRVDFQI from the coding sequence ATGGACGACAAAACCAGCATGTTAGAGGAACTCGAAGACTTGCAAGCGATTAACCAGCGCTTGGAAAACGACTCCGCGCATGCCCGTATCAAGTGGGCGCTCGAAACCTTTGGTGAGCGCTTGGTGATGAGCACGAGCTTTGGCGTCCAGTCGGCGGCCTTGCTGCATTTGGCGAACACGGTGGCCCCCGGCCTACCGGTGATCTTCGTCGACACTGGTTATCTCTTTCCGGAGACGTATCGCTTTGCCCAGCATCTGGCGGACGACCTGAATCTGAACCTCAAAGTGTATAGTCCGCTGCGCACCGCTGCCTGGCAGGAGGCCCTTTTCGGCAAACGCTGGGAGAAGGATGTCGAGTCGCTGGAGGCCTATAATTTAGAGAACAAGGTGGAGCCGATGAACCGCGCCTTGATCGAGCACAACGCGCTGGGCTGGATGAGCGGTCTGCGACGCCAGCAGTCCTCGACGCGCCAGCATCTGCGCCCGCTGGAGCGCCAGAACAAGATGTTTAAAGTCCACCCAATCATCGACTGGACTGATCGCGACATCTACATGTATTTGACGCAGAACAACTTGCCCTACCACCCGCTCTGGGACGAAGGCTACGTGTCGGTGGGCGATGTCCACAGCACGAGTAAGCTCGGCGAAGGCATGACGGCCGAAGAAACCCGCTTCAACGGCATGAAGCGCGAATGCGGCCTGCACGAGGTCAGCAACCGCGTCGACTTCCAGATCTAA
- a CDS encoding CCA tRNA nucleotidyltransferase: protein MTENTTRPDLISLDSPSGRAIHAIASDVAAAGGRAVIVGGAVRDALLGITPKDMDVEVFGLPADKLEPLLKARHRIDQVGRSFGVFIVKGLDIDVALPRRERKSGQGHKAFAIEGDPEMTFAEAAARRDFTLNAISWDPLNGALIDPAGGEQDLQNGLLRHVSHQFAEDPLRVLRAMQFLARFELRIAPETLELCRTIEAEDLPKERLFEEWSKLIRKGRQPSLGLNFLRDCGWLRYYPELVALTDCPQDPKWHPEGNVWVHTLHCLDAFAREKIDDDWEDLVVGLAVLLHDIGKPVTTYTDDNGRIRSPAHDVEGLPLAEIFLRRLTNHRELIEQVLPLIETHMRPADFYKNKASSAAIRRLAGRVGRIDRLLRVAAADMAGRPPLPADFPAGEWLRQKAEELAVRDSAPKPIILGRHLIDLGLKPGVQFKPILQACFEAQLDGEFDDLDGGVSLAKRLIAQSSAPAGDHSEK from the coding sequence ATGACGGAAAATACCACACGCCCGGACCTGATCTCGCTCGACTCCCCGAGCGGGCGCGCCATCCACGCCATCGCCAGCGACGTCGCCGCCGCGGGTGGGCGTGCCGTCATCGTCGGCGGAGCGGTGCGCGACGCCCTGCTGGGCATCACCCCGAAGGACATGGATGTCGAGGTATTCGGCCTGCCCGCGGACAAACTTGAGCCGCTGCTCAAGGCCCGCCACCGCATCGACCAGGTGGGGCGCTCCTTTGGCGTGTTCATCGTTAAGGGGTTGGACATCGACGTGGCCCTGCCCCGCCGCGAACGCAAATCCGGCCAGGGGCACAAGGCGTTCGCCATTGAGGGCGACCCGGAAATGACCTTTGCCGAGGCCGCCGCGCGCCGCGATTTCACGCTCAACGCGATCTCGTGGGACCCCTTAAATGGCGCGCTAATCGACCCCGCCGGCGGCGAGCAGGATTTACAAAACGGCCTGCTGCGACACGTCTCGCATCAGTTTGCGGAGGACCCGCTGCGCGTGCTGCGCGCCATGCAGTTTCTCGCGCGGTTTGAGCTGCGCATCGCCCCCGAAACGCTCGAACTCTGCCGCACGATTGAGGCCGAAGATTTGCCCAAGGAGCGGCTCTTCGAGGAGTGGTCGAAGCTGATCCGCAAAGGCCGCCAGCCCTCGCTCGGGCTGAACTTTTTGCGCGACTGCGGTTGGCTCCGCTATTACCCGGAGCTCGTCGCGCTGACCGACTGCCCGCAGGACCCTAAGTGGCACCCTGAGGGCAACGTCTGGGTCCACACCCTGCATTGCCTGGACGCCTTTGCCCGCGAAAAGATCGACGACGACTGGGAAGACCTCGTGGTCGGCTTGGCCGTGCTCCTGCATGACATCGGTAAGCCAGTGACGACCTACACTGACGACAACGGGCGCATCCGCTCGCCCGCGCACGACGTCGAGGGCCTACCGCTAGCCGAGATATTTCTCCGCCGTCTGACCAACCACCGCGAGCTGATCGAGCAGGTGCTGCCGCTGATCGAGACCCACATGCGCCCGGCCGATTTCTATAAGAACAAGGCCTCCAGCGCCGCGATCCGCCGCCTGGCTGGCCGCGTGGGTCGCATCGACCGCCTGCTCCGCGTTGCCGCAGCCGACATGGCGGGCCGCCCGCCCCTGCCCGCGGATTTCCCCGCCGGCGAATGGCTCCGCCAAAAAGCTGAGGAGCTCGCCGTCCGCGACAGCGCGCCCAAGCCAATTATCCTGGGCCGCCACCTGATCGACCTCGGGCTCAAGCCCGGCGTGCAGTTCAAGCCTATCCTCCAAGCTTGCTTTGAGGCGCAATTGGATGGCGAGTTTGACGATTTGGACGGCGGCGTTTCATTAGCAAAGCGGCTAATCGCACAATCCAGCGCGCCCGCAGGCGACCATTCCGAAAAGTGA
- a CDS encoding dihydrolipoamide acetyltransferase family protein: MAEIINMPKLSDTMEVGTIANWRKQEGDEVSQGDILCEVETDKATMDLENLVADGVILKIYAQPGDEAPVGAPICAIGEKGEAAPDAPSPKKEEKAFDTEVKEPEEDKEVSKDTGSAEGRKQETLQAPETSDSDDGSRIKASPLAKKLAASKGIPLSAIKGTGPGGRIVKKDVLAAEENGVSGPEESAPAASAPALQAPAPGLEEKTIKVSQMRKVIAKRLLQSKTEVPHFYLETEVDAAALIKMRAELNATLADLPPEAGGIKFTVNDFILKASAEALRRVPQVNASWQGDTIQQSGSVNLAFGVALEDGLVTPVIRNAESKSLRTISAEAKALIKKARSKKLGADEMSGSTFTVTNLGMYGVTGFYGIINMPNAAILSVGATIKKPVVNDAGEIVVGQRMSIGMAGDHRIIDGAVGAEFLMALKETLEKPALMLV; this comes from the coding sequence ATGGCTGAAATCATCAATATGCCCAAGCTGTCCGACACCATGGAAGTCGGCACCATCGCCAATTGGCGCAAACAGGAGGGCGACGAAGTCTCCCAAGGCGACATCCTCTGCGAAGTCGAAACCGACAAGGCCACCATGGACTTGGAAAACCTCGTGGCGGACGGGGTCATCCTGAAAATTTACGCCCAGCCCGGTGACGAAGCCCCCGTGGGCGCGCCGATCTGCGCCATTGGCGAAAAGGGCGAAGCCGCTCCTGACGCCCCCTCCCCCAAGAAGGAGGAGAAGGCGTTCGACACCGAGGTGAAGGAGCCCGAGGAAGACAAGGAAGTCAGCAAAGACACCGGCAGCGCCGAAGGCCGCAAGCAGGAAACCCTGCAAGCGCCGGAAACGTCAGACAGTGACGATGGCTCCCGCATCAAGGCCTCCCCGCTCGCCAAGAAGCTAGCCGCCTCCAAGGGCATCCCGCTGAGTGCGATCAAGGGCACCGGCCCCGGTGGCCGCATCGTGAAGAAGGACGTGCTTGCCGCGGAAGAAAACGGCGTCTCGGGCCCCGAAGAGTCCGCTCCTGCCGCCAGCGCCCCGGCGCTGCAAGCCCCGGCCCCCGGCCTGGAAGAAAAGACCATCAAGGTCTCCCAGATGCGCAAGGTCATCGCCAAGCGCCTCCTCCAGTCCAAGACCGAAGTACCGCATTTTTACCTCGAAACCGAGGTCGACGCCGCCGCGCTCATCAAGATGCGCGCCGAGCTCAACGCCACCCTGGCCGATCTGCCACCCGAAGCCGGCGGCATTAAGTTCACGGTCAACGACTTCATTCTCAAGGCCAGTGCTGAAGCGCTCCGCCGCGTGCCACAGGTCAACGCCAGCTGGCAGGGCGACACGATCCAGCAGTCCGGCTCGGTGAACCTCGCCTTCGGCGTGGCACTGGAAGACGGCCTCGTAACACCCGTCATCCGCAATGCAGAGTCCAAGAGCCTCCGCACCATTTCTGCCGAAGCCAAGGCCCTCATCAAGAAGGCCCGCAGTAAGAAGCTCGGCGCGGACGAGATGTCCGGCAGCACCTTTACCGTGACCAACCTCGGCATGTATGGCGTGACCGGATTCTACGGCATCATCAACATGCCTAACGCCGCGATCCTCTCCGTGGGTGCCACGATCAAGAAGCCCGTCGTTAACGACGCTGGCGAGATCGTTGTCGGCCAGCGCATGAGCATCGGCATGGCCGGTGACCACCGCATCATCGACGGTGCAGTCGGCGCTGAGTTCCTCATGGCCCTCAAGGAAACCCTCGAAAAGCCAGCCCTCATGCTCGTCTAG
- a CDS encoding PEP-CTERM sorting domain-containing protein (PEP-CTERM proteins occur, often in large numbers, in the proteomes of bacteria that also encode an exosortase, a predicted intramembrane cysteine proteinase. The presence of a PEP-CTERM domain at a protein's C-terminus predicts cleavage within the sorting domain, followed by covalent anchoring to some some component of the (usually Gram-negative) cell surface. Many PEP-CTERM proteins exhibit an unusual sequence composition that includes large numbers of potential glycosylation sites. Expression of one such protein has been shown restore the ability of a bacterium to form floc, a type of biofilm.) translates to MSKSLKYTLTTSLAFAVCTQLSAVVLISDNFDRADGQLRNTSPNVNNINSNTWAGSDNFLINSNAVNSACIGSGHYEAIDLGAGYIASNPAIYEITAQMTFNTSAFSTPSDFMSIGFTNSNNSSETANRTHISSNTTSLYGAPSIGLRGSGGALVNAEEAGILYDEGAYAENVTHTVRLLLDTTQTNWVVSAYIDGGQLDLDSGSVSMSYTYGTNPTSIRYLSLSSNIDTTDATLFSLDNVQLQTVVPEPSTYAMIFGALVGLGVFLRRRRR, encoded by the coding sequence ATGTCTAAATCCCTAAAATATACTCTCACGACCTCGTTGGCGTTTGCCGTTTGCACTCAGCTTTCTGCCGTAGTTCTAATCAGCGATAACTTTGATCGCGCCGATGGACAGCTCCGTAATACTTCGCCCAACGTTAACAACATTAACAGCAATACTTGGGCAGGTTCGGATAACTTTTTGATCAACAGCAACGCTGTGAACAGCGCGTGCATCGGCTCGGGGCATTATGAAGCGATTGATTTAGGCGCGGGCTACATCGCCAGTAACCCGGCGATCTATGAGATCACGGCGCAAATGACCTTTAATACCTCTGCCTTCAGCACGCCATCTGACTTCATGTCGATTGGTTTTACCAATAGCAATAACTCCAGTGAGACCGCAAATCGCACGCACATTAGCAGCAACACGACAAGTTTGTATGGCGCGCCCTCAATCGGTCTGCGCGGCAGTGGTGGTGCCCTAGTGAACGCAGAGGAGGCTGGTATTCTTTATGACGAAGGTGCCTATGCGGAAAACGTCACGCACACAGTGCGCCTGCTTTTAGACACGACTCAGACCAATTGGGTGGTCAGTGCGTATATTGATGGTGGCCAGTTGGACTTGGATTCTGGCTCAGTGTCGATGAGCTATACTTACGGAACGAACCCAACTAGCATCCGCTATTTATCGCTTTCCAGTAACATTGACACAACCGATGCGACCTTGTTCTCGCTCGACAATGTGCAGTTGCAGACGGTTGTTCCAGAGCCCTCGACTTACGCCATGATCTTTGGCGCATTGGTTGGCTTGGGCGTCTTCCTGCGTCGTCGACGCCGCTAA
- the acs gene encoding acetate--CoA ligase, with protein sequence MSTPSLDVRKFEPTPEFVAQANLSGVEAYQAAHKRSIEDPETFWAEIASELTWMKPWDKVLDDSKAPVYEWFVGGKTNITVNCLDRHVANGLADKPAILWEGEPADESKVITYGELLAQVEKFANVLKELGVGKGDGVSIYLPMIPELAIATLACARIGAVHSVIFAGFSAESIKDRVQDQKSKLIITADGGWRRGKALLLKNIVDEGVAECDSIEKVLVVQRHLGKEPFAHTWNERDVWYHEIAPTVPDSCPPEELDAEDMLFLLYTSGSTGKPKGIMHTTGGYMVYTYLTSKLTFDLKPDDVYWCTADVGWITGHSYIVYGILQNGVTQVMYEGAPNSPDESRFWQIVEKYKVSVFYTAPTAIRAFMKWGDQFVTPYDLSSLRVLGTVGEPINPEAWMWYHRMIGAEKCPIMDTWWQTETGGHMLTPLPGVTATKPGSATTPFLGIDAAVLDEEGNECERGILAIRKPWPSMLRGVWGDEERFKNTYWCKWGGKYYFPGDGAIKDEDGYFWITGRVDDVVNVSGHRIGTAELESVFVEHPAVAESAVIGVPHEIKGQGLVAFVIIRTGAEGDEATWRKELTGMVDAKIGKFARPEKIVFSADLPKTRSGKIMRRLLRDIAEDRPLGNVTTLADPSVVDSLKEKFKG encoded by the coding sequence ATGAGCACTCCATCTCTCGATGTCCGTAAATTTGAACCCACGCCCGAGTTTGTCGCCCAGGCAAACTTGAGCGGCGTTGAAGCCTATCAGGCCGCGCACAAACGTAGCATCGAGGACCCGGAAACATTCTGGGCCGAGATCGCATCCGAGCTCACCTGGATGAAGCCGTGGGACAAGGTTCTCGACGACTCCAAGGCACCGGTTTACGAGTGGTTCGTCGGCGGCAAGACCAACATCACCGTCAATTGCCTGGACCGCCATGTCGCCAACGGTCTGGCCGACAAGCCCGCGATCCTTTGGGAAGGCGAGCCCGCCGATGAGTCCAAGGTCATCACCTACGGCGAGTTGCTCGCGCAGGTGGAGAAGTTTGCCAACGTTCTTAAGGAACTCGGCGTTGGCAAAGGCGATGGCGTTTCCATTTACCTGCCGATGATCCCTGAGCTGGCGATCGCGACCCTGGCCTGCGCGCGCATTGGCGCGGTGCACAGCGTGATCTTCGCCGGCTTCTCCGCTGAGTCTATTAAGGACCGCGTGCAGGACCAGAAGTCGAAGCTGATCATCACCGCCGACGGCGGCTGGCGCCGCGGCAAGGCTCTGTTGCTGAAGAACATTGTCGACGAAGGCGTGGCGGAGTGTGACTCCATCGAGAAGGTGCTCGTCGTGCAGCGCCACCTGGGCAAGGAGCCCTTCGCGCACACCTGGAATGAGCGCGACGTGTGGTATCACGAGATCGCCCCGACCGTGCCCGACAGCTGCCCGCCCGAGGAGCTCGACGCCGAAGACATGCTTTTCCTGCTCTACACTTCCGGCTCCACCGGCAAGCCCAAGGGCATCATGCACACGACCGGCGGTTACATGGTCTACACCTACTTGACCAGTAAGCTCACCTTCGACCTCAAGCCCGACGACGTCTACTGGTGCACGGCCGACGTCGGTTGGATCACCGGCCATAGCTACATTGTCTACGGCATCCTGCAAAACGGCGTCACCCAGGTTATGTATGAAGGCGCGCCGAACAGCCCGGACGAGTCCCGCTTCTGGCAGATCGTGGAGAAATACAAGGTCTCCGTTTTCTACACCGCGCCGACCGCAATCCGCGCGTTCATGAAGTGGGGCGACCAGTTTGTCACGCCATACGACCTCTCCAGCCTGCGCGTGCTCGGCACCGTTGGCGAGCCGATCAACCCGGAAGCCTGGATGTGGTATCACCGCATGATCGGTGCTGAAAAGTGCCCGATCATGGACACCTGGTGGCAGACCGAAACCGGCGGGCACATGCTGACTCCGCTGCCCGGCGTCACCGCGACTAAGCCTGGCTCGGCCACGACGCCGTTCCTCGGTATCGACGCCGCTGTCCTCGACGAAGAGGGCAACGAGTGCGAGCGCGGCATCCTCGCGATCCGCAAGCCTTGGCCGTCGATGCTCCGCGGCGTGTGGGGCGACGAAGAACGCTTTAAAAACACCTATTGGTGCAAGTGGGGCGGTAAGTATTACTTCCCCGGCGACGGCGCCATCAAAGACGAGGACGGCTATTTCTGGATCACCGGTCGCGTGGATGACGTCGTCAATGTCTCCGGCCACCGCATCGGCACTGCCGAGCTGGAGAGCGTCTTTGTTGAGCACCCGGCCGTGGCGGAAAGCGCCGTGATCGGCGTTCCGCACGAGATCAAGGGGCAGGGCCTCGTGGCCTTCGTGATTATCCGCACCGGTGCCGAGGGCGACGAAGCCACCTGGCGCAAGGAGCTAACCGGCATGGTTGATGCCAAGATCGGCAAGTTTGCCCGCCCGGAAAAAATCGTCTTCTCCGCAGACCTGCCCAAGACCCGCTCGGGCAAGATCATGCGACGCCTGCTGCGCGATATCGCCGAAGACCGCCCGCTGGGGAACGTGACTACTCTGGCGGATCCAAGTGTCGTCGATTCTCTCAAAGAGAAGTTCAAGGGCTAG
- the queA gene encoding tRNA preQ1(34) S-adenosylmethionine ribosyltransferase-isomerase QueA, with protein sequence MQTEEFNYPLPEELIAQAPADRRDHSRLMVVNRQSREITHAHFHDLPDFLPASRIFRNNACVFRARLPARRPTGGAVECLLLHPAEKPWEFWCLLKPGRRLPEGTTFGVENVFSAEVVEKRIDGENRVRFTPLAGQDSVTAIAEQAGNLPLPPYIEQARKEADAAKDWSDFDRERYQTVYADPARKVAAAAPTAGLHFTPALIEQLKGAGSTFHDVTLHVGLDTFRPINVDRIEDHEIHREFYEIAESTRQALAANTGGPRVAVGTTSLRAVEDYARKAPGETGPFAAEADIFIYPPAQFQLVDSLITNFHLPKSTLLCLVSGFLTPGSLDGIKWLKELYREAISLRYRFYSYGDAMLLI encoded by the coding sequence ATGCAGACCGAGGAATTCAACTACCCGCTTCCTGAAGAGCTGATCGCCCAGGCACCGGCAGACCGCCGTGACCACTCCCGGCTAATGGTCGTTAACCGCCAAAGCCGCGAAATCACCCACGCGCACTTTCACGACCTGCCTGACTTCCTCCCGGCCAGCCGCATCTTTCGCAACAACGCCTGCGTCTTCCGCGCAAGGCTGCCCGCGCGGCGCCCAACCGGCGGTGCCGTCGAGTGCCTGCTGCTCCACCCCGCCGAGAAGCCCTGGGAATTCTGGTGCCTGCTCAAGCCCGGCCGACGCCTCCCCGAGGGCACGACCTTTGGCGTGGAAAACGTCTTTAGCGCCGAAGTCGTTGAAAAACGCATCGACGGCGAGAACCGCGTGCGCTTCACCCCGCTGGCCGGGCAGGACAGCGTGACCGCCATTGCTGAGCAGGCGGGTAACCTCCCCCTGCCCCCCTACATTGAACAAGCGCGCAAAGAGGCCGACGCCGCCAAGGACTGGTCGGACTTCGACCGCGAGCGCTACCAAACCGTATACGCCGACCCGGCACGCAAGGTAGCCGCCGCCGCACCCACCGCCGGCCTGCACTTTACTCCGGCGCTCATTGAGCAGCTCAAGGGCGCGGGCTCAACGTTTCACGACGTCACCCTGCACGTCGGGCTGGACACGTTTCGCCCCATCAACGTCGATCGAATCGAAGACCACGAGATCCACCGCGAGTTTTACGAGATCGCCGAATCAACCCGGCAAGCGCTTGCCGCCAATACCGGCGGACCCCGGGTCGCCGTTGGCACGACGTCCCTGCGTGCGGTGGAAGACTACGCCCGCAAGGCACCCGGCGAAACCGGCCCTTTTGCCGCCGAGGCCGACATTTTTATATACCCGCCGGCGCAGTTCCAGCTCGTCGACAGCCTGATCACCAATTTCCACCTGCCCAAGTCCACCCTACTCTGTCTGGTGAGCGGTTTTTTAACGCCCGGCAGCCTCGACGGAATTAAATGGTTGAAGGAGCTCTACCGGGAAGCTATCTCCCTGCGGTATCGATTTTATAGCTATGGCGACGCAATGCTACTTATCTAA
- a CDS encoding RNA polymerase sigma factor, giving the protein MSENPDIDFRQLVADYYQPLYRFAYSLAKNEDEACDLTQQTFVVYAEKGDSLRDSGKVKSWLFTTLYREFLRIRRRGATMSVQEPEIIEAEAPAVDPGLVNKLDGRSAVEALEKIEETYREPLILFYLKDLSYKEIADVLDIPIGTVMSRLSRGKIQLKKALLSA; this is encoded by the coding sequence ATGTCTGAAAACCCGGATATAGACTTCCGCCAACTAGTGGCCGACTACTACCAGCCACTGTACCGGTTCGCCTATAGCCTTGCGAAGAATGAAGATGAAGCATGCGACCTCACCCAGCAGACCTTCGTGGTCTACGCCGAAAAAGGCGACTCCCTCCGGGACTCCGGCAAGGTTAAGTCATGGCTGTTCACCACGCTCTACCGTGAGTTTCTCCGTATCCGCCGACGCGGTGCCACCATGTCCGTCCAAGAGCCGGAAATTATCGAAGCCGAAGCACCCGCCGTCGACCCCGGCCTCGTCAACAAGCTTGACGGGCGAAGCGCTGTGGAAGCTCTTGAAAAAATCGAGGAGACTTACCGCGAGCCCCTCATCCTCTTCTACCTCAAAGACCTTAGCTACAAGGAAATCGCCGACGTGCTCGACATCCCGATCGGCACCGTCATGTCCCGCCTTTCGCGCGGCAAGATTCAGCTGAAAAAAGCACTACTCAGCGCCTAA